TTTCCATCTCTTCGCATATGCTTCCTcttcgctctttctgattGAAGGCTTCGAGGCAAATATCTTCATCGTCGGTCTCTTTATCCCCTGCGAAGAGCATTCCGTCATCCATTGATTTTTCTCGTGATTTGGGGAGTTgctttttccttgaagtacTTCCTTGATCTATGCTTGTCCACAGACGCCTCGACATTTTCATACTTTTCCTAAAGCGATTTCCCTTCTGTGACTTTTGACTCGCCACAAAAGAGTCAGTTTGTGTGACAGTTTCGCACCCGGTAGAATCAGTGTTCATTTCAAAGACTTCAAGACTAAGCGATGGCTTGCTTTCATTGCGTTTCTTCAAAACAGAGCCGTCCTCTGGTACAGTTTTCACACCATCTTTCCCTAACAATTTATGTTTGTCACCACCTGTTTCCATACCAGTTCTTCTCCAAGCTGCTCACAGCCTTTCCATTGTCGGTTGtatttcttgcttttaaaTAAGTTTTTATTCTTGTCGAGAATGAACGCAGATCAACAATAGCGAGGTGAAAACggaatcaaaattaattattctcCCACCTGATCGCTGCCGATTCCAAGAGAAACAATTATTACAACTTAATATAATTTGCACCTTAGTTTTTCATGTCATTCCTTTTAAcctaaacaaatgaaaagagTATAAGGCTATTAGAATACCTCCTAGAATCCAATAATGCATCGTATTTGTTATGTAGTATCCACACATACTTTGAGTTGTGGTTTGGGCCCTCACAAATAAGAAAGGAGAAAGAAGTGGCTTACCTGCGATCATGCGCAGCTTAACGCCATCCATCTCGAAgtctgcactgctcttaaccaatcagaatggaaaaattttttcatgtatattattaagtTCGTTagataacgtcttaattttactttgcattattttcctcactcatatatatgtgttgtctgtaactgtgctcacattgtgggtggctcctcctgaaatgttctacagctgatgaacagttgcaacacagttataattttagcaactactataatttgcagtctgtccactttaaTTTGAATAAACATCTTGCTCAGCTGACCGGCTGGATCTGGTTCGGACAAGCGTTCTGAAATTCACAATTTCGAGGGCCTTGAAATACAGAGAAGAAGGTCAGTGGCTTAGCAAATGCATTCCACGTTGGAGAACGCTCTCTAGTTTCGTCGTTTTTCGAGGTTTCTCGTGTGGTTTTTTCCACGAGCATCGTCGCGAGTcctcatttcatttcaagatTTAGTCGGAACGATTGGCAGGCGTGTCACCAAGATTACATGAAGTAAATCGGTAGCCATAGTAACCACAGGCATCTCATTATATCACAAGCTCATTCTATGTGCGTGGTTAGCAGTGGTTATTTCCGGTGAAGTGCTTTCGGCAATTTGAGTGAATTTGCATCCATTGGCTCAGAGTGTCTTCAGCCGATATGATTGATAGTGATAATAACAAGACCAGAAAGCTGTGTCGCGGTGTATTTTCTAGGAAACAGAAACTGCATTAACGCCTCAAAGAGGAATTCTATAATACATATTTATGCGATAACATTAACCAGCTTACTATTATTTATCACTTTCAGACCGGATTTTTCCCATAGATGTTGAAAGCAGAGAAATTTAGTCATGTCACATGTTTGGACTCGCCTCACGATTCGGCTCACATTGACCAGCGGTCTACAGAAggaaccaatcacaagcaaGTGAAATTAACGAGTGGCAATTTCAAAAGCTCTATTCCCTTTACT
This sequence is a window from Acropora palmata chromosome 6, jaAcrPala1.3, whole genome shotgun sequence. Protein-coding genes within it:
- the LOC141883402 gene encoding uncharacterized protein LOC141883402 — protein: METGGDKHKLLGKDGVKTVPEDGSVLKKRNESKPSLSLEVFEMNTDSTGCETVTQTDSFVASQKSQKGNRFRKSMKMSRRLWTSIDQGSTSRKKQLPKSREKSMDDGMLFAGDKETDDEDICLEAFNQKERRGSICEEMEKKIFQGDLSLYEMRKAMVIEETLRERFI